GTGATTTCGAAGCCATGGATGCGCTGGAGGTAGTCGCAGGATTCGAGCACCGCCTCATGTTCGATCGCGGTCGTGACGATGTGCTTTCCGCGCGGCTGCGCGAGAGCGATTCCCTTGATCGCGAGGTTGTCAGCTTCGGTACCGCCGCCAGTGAAGGTGACCTCACTCGCACGGCAGCCCAGGTCTTTCGCGACAGAAGCCCGGGCCACAGCTAACGCGTCCGCTGCTGACTTTCCCAGAGTGTGATGGCTTGAGGGGTTGCCGAACTCGCCCGTGAGATAGGGCCACATCGCCTCGAGCACCTCCCGCCGCACCGCTGTCGTGGCCGCTGCGTCGAGGTAGATCACGCTCCCGCCTTCACATCCATATCGAGGCCGAGATCGAGCGAGCGCACGCTGTGGGTCAGCGCGCCGACGGAGATCACATCGACGCCCGTGCGTGCGATGGCACTCACTGTCTCGAGCGACACGCCCCCGCTCGCCTCAACCAGTGCGCGGCCAGCAATCTGTTTCACACCCTGTGCGAGGTCTTCGATGGAGAAGTTGTCGAGCATGATCGTGTCGACCTTGGCAGCGAGGACCTCTTCGATCTGGTCCATGCGGTCGACCTCGACCTCCATGTGAATGGTATGCGGCAGAGCCTTGCGCGCCTCGATCAGCGCCTCGGTAAGCGACAGACCGCTCTCCCGGATGACCGCGAGATGGTTGTCCTTGGCCATGACCGCGTCCGAGAGCGAGAAGCGGTGGTTGATCCCGCCGCCGCATCGGACGGCATATCGTTCGATCAGCCGCAGACCAGGGGTGGTCTTGCGTGTGTCGACAATCCGCGCGGAAGTCCCCGCAATTTCAGCCACGTACTTGGCGGTCAGCGTAGCAATGCCCGACATTCTCTGTACGAAGTTGAGGGCTACGCGTTCACCTTGGAGCACGCCGCGCGCAGGCCCAGAAACCTCAGCCAGCACTGTGCCCTTTGCAAACATCTCCCCGTCCTCAACGAGCAGTGTCACTTTGATAGCAGGATCCGTGAACCGCATCCCCGCCGCGAATACGTTACTGCCGCTCATCACGCCTGGTTCGCGCGCCACAAGCTGCGCCTCGGCAATAGCAGACTCCGGCACAAGCACCTGCGAGGTGAGGTCTCCCCACGGGGCATCCTCATCGAGGGCCATCCGGACGACGCGCTCGATGGCACTCGGGGCGAGCGGCATCAGCCCCGGCCGTTTCAGCATAGGACCGGAACCTCTTTCGCGAACGCGAGCTGATGCGCGAAGGCACGCGAGGTCTCGGTGTAGTCGGGACGGTAGTGAGCGCCGCGAGACTCCTTGCGGGCGCTCGCCGCCGCAACCATCACACGGGCTAGCGTCAGCAGGTTCGCATCCTCGAGCTCGGGAACGCTGCGCCCAGCGGCCCGCCAGCCGGCGAGCTCATCCGCGGCCTCGGCCAGACCTTCACCATTGCGGAAGATTCCGACTGACTTCCACATCAGCTCCTGCAGGCGAAGACGATTCACTGGTTCGGCGGATATCTCTTCCTCGAGAGGCGCCGCAGCAATCTCAACCTCCTGGCCACACCCAAGTGACTCGGCTGCGGGAGAGTCCGCAACCACAACCTCAGCGCAACGCCACGCAAAGACCAGGCTTTCCAGCAGAGAGTTCGACGCCAGCCGGTTCGCCCCGTGCACGCCGGTACAAGCCGTCTCGCCGACCGCGAAGAGGCCGGGCAGCGAAGTGCGGCCCCAGACGTCGGTGCGAATGCCGCCCATCCAGTAGTGCGCGGCAGGGGTTACGGGGATCGGGTTGTGGCCCCAGTCCATTCCATAAGCCTTGCAGGCCCGATCGATGGTGGGAAAGCGCTCGGCCAGGAACTCAGCTCCAAGGGCGGTGGCGTCGAGCAGGACCGGCTTGCCATCCTGGCGAGCCATCTGCATCGCGATGCCACGTGAGACGACATCGCGTGGGGCAAGCTCGCCTCCGGGATGCACGTCGAACATGAAGCGCCGCCCCGTCACATCCCGCAGGACAGCTCCATCGCCCCGGACCGCTTCGGAGATGAGGAAGTTTCCACCAACTGCGAGCGCCGTCGGGTGGAACTGATAGAACTCGACATCGGCAACCTGCGCCCCGGCGCGGAGGGCGATCGCAACGCCGTCGCCGGTCGCGACCTTCGGGTTTGTGGTGTGGGTGTAGAGCTGGCCCGCGCCTCCACTCGCCAGCACAACCGAGGAGGCATCGAGTTGCCGGAAGCCATGGTCATGGTCGAGAACTTCGAGGCCAACGACCCTGCCGCCTTCGATCAGAATCTCTTTCGCGAAGGTGTGTTCGAGCACGGTGATGTTGGCCTGACGGACGGCTGTGATCAGAGCAAGTTCGATCGCGTTGCCAGTAGCGTCCCCGCCCGCGTGAAGCACACGGGCATGCGAGTGCGCCGCCTCCATGCCCCGGGCAAGCTCACCGTTCTTCCTGTCGAACTCGACGCCGAGCCGGATCAGATCGCGAATCCGTTGCGGACCTTCGGAGCAGAGGATTTCTACGGCTTCGCGACAGTTTAGGTCAGCCCCGGCGCGCAGCGTATCGGCAACGTGCTCCGCGACCGAATCGTCGTCGGTCATCGCGGCAGCAATGCCCCCCTGGGCATACCGCGTATTGCTGTCCTGCAACTCGGCCTTGGTTACGAGAGTGACGGAGTGCTTTCGGCTGATCTCGAGC
This genomic window from Granulicella sibirica contains:
- the nadC gene encoding carboxylating nicotinate-nucleotide diphosphorylase encodes the protein MLKRPGLMPLAPSAIERVVRMALDEDAPWGDLTSQVLVPESAIAEAQLVAREPGVMSGSNVFAAGMRFTDPAIKVTLLVEDGEMFAKGTVLAEVSGPARGVLQGERVALNFVQRMSGIATLTAKYVAEIAGTSARIVDTRKTTPGLRLIERYAVRCGGGINHRFSLSDAVMAKDNHLAVIRESGLSLTEALIEARKALPHTIHMEVEVDRMDQIEEVLAAKVDTIMLDNFSIEDLAQGVKQIAGRALVEASGGVSLETVSAIARTGVDVISVGALTHSVRSLDLGLDMDVKAGA
- the nadB gene encoding L-aspartate oxidase, which gives rise to MSRVIVVGSGIAGLIAALEISRKHSVTLVTKAELQDSNTRYAQGGIAAAMTDDDSVAEHVADTLRAGADLNCREAVEILCSEGPQRIRDLIRLGVEFDRKNGELARGMEAAHSHARVLHAGGDATGNAIELALITAVRQANITVLEHTFAKEILIEGGRVVGLEVLDHDHGFRQLDASSVVLASGGAGQLYTHTTNPKVATGDGVAIALRAGAQVADVEFYQFHPTALAVGGNFLISEAVRGDGAVLRDVTGRRFMFDVHPGGELAPRDVVSRGIAMQMARQDGKPVLLDATALGAEFLAERFPTIDRACKAYGMDWGHNPIPVTPAAHYWMGGIRTDVWGRTSLPGLFAVGETACTGVHGANRLASNSLLESLVFAWRCAEVVVADSPAAESLGCGQEVEIAAAPLEEEISAEPVNRLRLQELMWKSVGIFRNGEGLAEAADELAGWRAAGRSVPELEDANLLTLARVMVAAASARKESRGAHYRPDYTETSRAFAHQLAFAKEVPVLC